The Carnobacterium divergens nucleotide sequence TGTTCGATATATGACTAAAGACACTCAAGATAAAATTGCTTTTGAAGTGAAACGACTTGCAGAAGGATTAGAGAAAATGTATGGCGTGACAGTAACGTTAACGTACACAGCCGATTATCCACCTTTATACAATGATCCAGCAGTTACAGATTTGGTAGTAGATTCTCTTCAATCAGGAATAGGAGAGTACTCAACAGCTATTAATGAAACAGATATGCTCTCAGGTTCAGAAGACTTTGCTTATTATTTAGAAAAAATTCCAGGTACGTTTTTCTACATCGGTAGTGCTCCAAAGGGAGACGGCCCCGTTTACTTTAACCACCATCCAAAATTTGATTTAGACGAAGATGCCTTACTAGTTGCTGCAAAAGCTGTTGGAGATGTGGTATGTGGCTATTTTAAGCTTAATTAAGCAAAGGACAATCGTTGGTCGTAATTCTAGTGTAGATGTATTATAATAGAGATTACTAACTTATTGGAGGAACAAACATGCAATCTTTACCAAATTGTCCTGAATGTCAGTCAGAATATACTTATGAAGATGGTAGCCTTTTGGTTTGCCCAGAGTGTGGTCATGAGTGGAGTGTAGAATCAAACGAAGAAACGAATGAGCAAAACGTTATCAAAGATTCTAACGGCAATATTTTGAATGATGGAGACACCATTACTGTAATCAAAGACTTAAAAGTCAAAGGAAGTTCATCTGCATTAAAAATGGGAACACGCGTTAAAAATATTCGTTTAGTTGATGGAGACCATAACATTGATTGTAAAATTGATGGCTTTGGTCCAATGAAATTAAAATCGGAATTTGTTAAAAAGATTTAATTCGTAAAAACAGCGAAAAGGTAGCTAAGTGAAGCTATTTTTTCGTTGTTTTTTTTAATTTTAAAAAAGCGATTACATTGATAGACCAATTTACAAAATTCACACAAAAATAACATCAAAAACTGATAGATATTTTAAAAGAATCTGCTAAAATGAAAGGGAGTACAGATTTTATTGACTAATAGAACTAATGGTATGAAAAACTGGCTTCATTTAGTATATAGAGAATGAAAAAAGAGACATATTAGCAGTTCAACTCTTAATTTTTGTCGCTCAAAACAATAGATGGAGGGATGTTGTGTTGGAAAATAAAAAAGTTGGCAAGCGTTATACGAAGCAATTTATGCTTCATTTAGTAATGGTAACGCTAATGGTATTTGGGGGAATGGCGCCGACCG carries:
- a CDS encoding zinc ribbon domain-containing protein YjdM, which translates into the protein MQSLPNCPECQSEYTYEDGSLLVCPECGHEWSVESNEETNEQNVIKDSNGNILNDGDTITVIKDLKVKGSSSALKMGTRVKNIRLVDGDHNIDCKIDGFGPMKLKSEFVKKI